A single Anomalospiza imberbis isolate Cuckoo-Finch-1a 21T00152 chromosome 15, ASM3175350v1, whole genome shotgun sequence DNA region contains:
- the PDLIM7 gene encoding PDZ and LIM domain protein 7 isoform X4: MLYIVGPGRAGAVPGFESRDGPHRAASSRPLCRAPLAAGMGDMESYKVMLNGPAPWGFRLQGGKDFSMPLSISRLTLGGKAAQAGVGVGDWVLYIDGESTSAMTHIEAQNRIRACGDRLCLTLSRAQTQLGKPQKDSLPCSEPLKYNFAPSTALNKTARPFGAGSPPNPRPGLVTKPVTYAPLAPACTPQHNGQVSVPDPSPGATMKTEPGLAPRTPSATPSPTSRPPWAVDPSFAERYAPDKTSTVVSKHSQPATPTPMQNRSSIVQAAQQAPEGPGRTPLCYKCNKVIRGRYLVALGHYYHPEEFICCQCRKVLDEGGFFEEKGSIFCPKCYDTRYAPSCAKCKKKITGEVMHALKMTWHVQCFTCNACKTPIRNRAFYMEEGQPYCERDYEKMFGTKCRGCDFKIDAGDRFLEALGFSWHDTCFVCAICQTNLEGKTFYSKKDKPLCKSHAFSHV, from the exons GGATGGGCGACATGGAGTCCTACAAGGTGATGCTGAATGGGCCGGCACCCTGGGGCTtcaggctgcagggagggaaggattTCAGCATGCCACTCTCCATCTCCAGG CTGACTCTGGGTGGGAAGGCAGCCCAGGCCGGCGTGGGAGTGGGCGACTGGGTGCTGTACATCGACGGGGAGAGCACCAGTGCCATGACACACATCGAGGCCCAGAACAGGATCCGTGCCTGTGGGGACAGGCTCTGCCTCACCTTGAGCAG AGCCCAGACCCAGCTGGGGAAGCCGCAGAAG GACTCACTCCCCTGCTCTGAACCCCTGAAATATAACTTCGCTCCCAGCACCGCCCTCAACAAAACAGCTCGGCCCTTCGGGGCCGGCTCACCTCCGAACCCACGGCCCGGGCTGGTGACGAAACCCGTGACGTACGCGCCCCTGGCGCCCGCCTGCACCCCCCAGCACAACGG CCAGGTCTCCGTGCCGGACCCGTCCCCAGGAGCAACGATGAAGACTGAGCCAGGACTGG cccccaggacccccagtgccacccccagccccaccagccGCCCACCCTGGGCTGTGGACCCCTCGTTTGCTGAGCGCTATGCCCCGGACAAGACGAGCACGGTGGTGAGCAAGCACAGCCAGCCGGCCACGCCGACCCCCATGCAGAACCGCAGCTCCATCGTGCAGGCAGCCCAGCAAGCCCCCGAGGGCCCCGGCCGCACCCCCCTCTGCTACAAGTGCAACAAGGTCATCAG GGGACGGTACCTCGTGGCGCTGGGACATTATTACCACCCCGAGGAGTTCATCTGCTGCCAGTGCAGGAAGGTGCTGGATGAGGGCGGCTTCTTCGAGGAGAAAGGCTCCATCTTCTGCCCCAAGTGCTATGACACGCGCTACGCACCCAGCTGCGCCAAGTGCAAGAAGAAGATCACTGGG GAGGTGATGCACGCACTGAAGATGACCTGGCACGTGCAGTGCTTCACCTGCAACGCCTGCAAAACTCCCATCCGCAACCGAGCCTTCTACATGGAGGAGGGACAGCCCTACTGCGAGAGAG ATTACGAGAAGATGTTTGGCACCAAGTGCCGCGGCTGTGACTTCAAGATCGATGCTGGGGACCGGTTCCTGGAGGCGCTGGGGTTCAGCTGGCACGACACTTGCTTTGTCTGTGCG ATCTGCCAGACCAACCTGGAAGGGAAGACATTCTACTCCAAGAAGGACAAGCCGCTGTGCAAGAGCCATGCTTTCTCCCATGTGTGA
- the PDLIM7 gene encoding PDZ and LIM domain protein 7 isoform X2 has protein sequence MGDMESYKVMLNGPAPWGFRLQGGKDFSMPLSISRLTLGGKAAQAGVGVGDWVLYIDGESTSAMTHIEAQNRIRACGDRLCLTLSRAQTQLGKPQKVLSLDKQPPQLLESPSTPVCDPVKLRMLEDIDDSKPHSWTSQSRSFRKLSRLVGADAMEDGEDELVKKPRDAHGSSWGTVEQWQPPQPLEPPSTPGCDPGKLRMLEDAEDWQPRTGTSQSRSFRKLAQLTGTDGMEDGEDEFIKKPRDAHGSSWGTGQHRQPPQLLEPPSDTVCDPVKLRMLEDIVDSKPHTWTSQSRSFRKLARLVGANSMDDGEDEPVKKPRDSLGSSWGIVEQRQPLEPPSTPGCDPGKLRLMEDAEGWQPRTGTSQSRSFRKLAQLTGTDGMEDHDDVFVRKPSQVSVPDPSPGATMKTEPGLAPRTPSATPSPTSRPPWAVDPSFAERYAPDKTSTVVSKHSQPATPTPMQNRSSIVQAAQQAPEGPGRTPLCYKCNKVIRGRYLVALGHYYHPEEFICCQCRKVLDEGGFFEEKGSIFCPKCYDTRYAPSCAKCKKKITGEVMHALKMTWHVQCFTCNACKTPIRNRAFYMEEGQPYCERDYEKMFGTKCRGCDFKIDAGDRFLEALGFSWHDTCFVCAICQTNLEGKTFYSKKDKPLCKSHAFSHV, from the exons ATGGGCGACATGGAGTCCTACAAGGTGATGCTGAATGGGCCGGCACCCTGGGGCTtcaggctgcagggagggaaggattTCAGCATGCCACTCTCCATCTCCAGG CTGACTCTGGGTGGGAAGGCAGCCCAGGCCGGCGTGGGAGTGGGCGACTGGGTGCTGTACATCGACGGGGAGAGCACCAGTGCCATGACACACATCGAGGCCCAGAACAGGATCCGTGCCTGTGGGGACAGGCTCTGCCTCACCTTGAGCAG AGCCCAGACCCAGCTGGGGAAGCCGCAGAAG GTGCTGAGCCTTGACAA GCAgcccccacagctgctggagTCCCCCAGCACCCCTGTGTGTGACCCTGTGAAGCTGCGGATGTTAGAGGACATTGACGACTCAAAGCCCCACAGCTGGACCTCCCAGTCCCGTTCCTTCCGCAAACTGTCCCGCCTGGTGGGCGCAGACGCCA TGGAGGATGGTGAGGACGAGCTTGTTAAAAAGCCCAG GGATGCCCATGGGTCCAGCTGGGGCACAGTGGAGCAGTG GCAGCCCCCGCAGCCTCTGGAGCCCCCCAGTACCCCTGGGTGTGATCCTGGGAAGTTGAGGATGTTGGAGGACGCTGAGGACTGGCAGCCCCGCACCGGGACCTCCCAGTCCCGCTCCTTCCGCAAACTGGCCCAGCTGACGGGCACAGATGGCA TGGAGGATGGTGAGGATGAATTTATTAAAAAGCCCAG GGATGCCCATGGGTCCAGCTGGGGCACGGGGCAACATCG GCAgcccccacagctgctggagcCCCCCAGTGACACTGTGTGTGACCCTGTGAAGCTGCGGATGTTAGAGGACATTGTCGACTCAAAGCCCCACACCTGGACCTCCCAGTCCCGTTCCTTCCGCAAACTGGCCCGGCTGGTGGGCGCAAACAGCA TGGATGATGGTGAGGATGAGCCCGTTAAAAAGCCCAG GGATTCCCTTGGGTCCAGCTGGGGCATAGTGGAGCAGCG GCAGCCTCTGGagccccccagcacccccggGTGTGATCCTGGGAAGCTGCGAttgatggaagatgctgagggctggCAGCCCCGCACCGGGACCTCGCAGTCCCGCTCCTTCCGCAAACTGGCCCAGCTGACGGGCACAGATGGCA TGGAGGATCATGATGATGTGTTTGTTAGGAAGCCCAG CCAGGTCTCCGTGCCGGACCCGTCCCCAGGAGCAACGATGAAGACTGAGCCAGGACTGG cccccaggacccccagtgccacccccagccccaccagccGCCCACCCTGGGCTGTGGACCCCTCGTTTGCTGAGCGCTATGCCCCGGACAAGACGAGCACGGTGGTGAGCAAGCACAGCCAGCCGGCCACGCCGACCCCCATGCAGAACCGCAGCTCCATCGTGCAGGCAGCCCAGCAAGCCCCCGAGGGCCCCGGCCGCACCCCCCTCTGCTACAAGTGCAACAAGGTCATCAG GGGACGGTACCTCGTGGCGCTGGGACATTATTACCACCCCGAGGAGTTCATCTGCTGCCAGTGCAGGAAGGTGCTGGATGAGGGCGGCTTCTTCGAGGAGAAAGGCTCCATCTTCTGCCCCAAGTGCTATGACACGCGCTACGCACCCAGCTGCGCCAAGTGCAAGAAGAAGATCACTGGG GAGGTGATGCACGCACTGAAGATGACCTGGCACGTGCAGTGCTTCACCTGCAACGCCTGCAAAACTCCCATCCGCAACCGAGCCTTCTACATGGAGGAGGGACAGCCCTACTGCGAGAGAG ATTACGAGAAGATGTTTGGCACCAAGTGCCGCGGCTGTGACTTCAAGATCGATGCTGGGGACCGGTTCCTGGAGGCGCTGGGGTTCAGCTGGCACGACACTTGCTTTGTCTGTGCG ATCTGCCAGACCAACCTGGAAGGGAAGACATTCTACTCCAAGAAGGACAAGCCGCTGTGCAAGAGCCATGCTTTCTCCCATGTGTGA
- the PDLIM7 gene encoding PDZ and LIM domain protein 7 isoform X3 has product MLYIVGPGRAGAVPGFESRDGPHRAASSRPLCRAPLAAGMGDMESYKVMLNGPAPWGFRLQGGKDFSMPLSISRLTLGGKAAQAGVGVGDWVLYIDGESTSAMTHIEAQNRIRACGDRLCLTLSRAQTQLGKPQKVLSLDKQPPQLLESPSTPVCDPVKLRMLEDIDDSKPHSWTSQSRSFRKLSRLVGADAMEDGEDELVKKPRDAHGSSWGTVEQWQPPQPLEPPSTPGCDPGKLRMLEDAEDWQPRTGTSQSRSFRKLAQLTGTDGMEDGEDEFIKKPRDAHGSSWGTGQHRQPPQLLEPPSDTVCDPVKLRMLEDIVDSKPHTWTSQSRSFRKLARLVGANSMDDGEDEPVKKPSQVSVPDPSPGATMKTEPGLAPRTPSATPSPTSRPPWAVDPSFAERYAPDKTSTVVSKHSQPATPTPMQNRSSIVQAAQQAPEGPGRTPLCYKCNKVIRGRYLVALGHYYHPEEFICCQCRKVLDEGGFFEEKGSIFCPKCYDTRYAPSCAKCKKKITGEVMHALKMTWHVQCFTCNACKTPIRNRAFYMEEGQPYCERDYEKMFGTKCRGCDFKIDAGDRFLEALGFSWHDTCFVCAICQTNLEGKTFYSKKDKPLCKSHAFSHV; this is encoded by the exons GGATGGGCGACATGGAGTCCTACAAGGTGATGCTGAATGGGCCGGCACCCTGGGGCTtcaggctgcagggagggaaggattTCAGCATGCCACTCTCCATCTCCAGG CTGACTCTGGGTGGGAAGGCAGCCCAGGCCGGCGTGGGAGTGGGCGACTGGGTGCTGTACATCGACGGGGAGAGCACCAGTGCCATGACACACATCGAGGCCCAGAACAGGATCCGTGCCTGTGGGGACAGGCTCTGCCTCACCTTGAGCAG AGCCCAGACCCAGCTGGGGAAGCCGCAGAAG GTGCTGAGCCTTGACAA GCAgcccccacagctgctggagTCCCCCAGCACCCCTGTGTGTGACCCTGTGAAGCTGCGGATGTTAGAGGACATTGACGACTCAAAGCCCCACAGCTGGACCTCCCAGTCCCGTTCCTTCCGCAAACTGTCCCGCCTGGTGGGCGCAGACGCCA TGGAGGATGGTGAGGACGAGCTTGTTAAAAAGCCCAG GGATGCCCATGGGTCCAGCTGGGGCACAGTGGAGCAGTG GCAGCCCCCGCAGCCTCTGGAGCCCCCCAGTACCCCTGGGTGTGATCCTGGGAAGTTGAGGATGTTGGAGGACGCTGAGGACTGGCAGCCCCGCACCGGGACCTCCCAGTCCCGCTCCTTCCGCAAACTGGCCCAGCTGACGGGCACAGATGGCA TGGAGGATGGTGAGGATGAATTTATTAAAAAGCCCAG GGATGCCCATGGGTCCAGCTGGGGCACGGGGCAACATCG GCAgcccccacagctgctggagcCCCCCAGTGACACTGTGTGTGACCCTGTGAAGCTGCGGATGTTAGAGGACATTGTCGACTCAAAGCCCCACACCTGGACCTCCCAGTCCCGTTCCTTCCGCAAACTGGCCCGGCTGGTGGGCGCAAACAGCA TGGATGATGGTGAGGATGAGCCCGTTAAAAAGCCCAG CCAGGTCTCCGTGCCGGACCCGTCCCCAGGAGCAACGATGAAGACTGAGCCAGGACTGG cccccaggacccccagtgccacccccagccccaccagccGCCCACCCTGGGCTGTGGACCCCTCGTTTGCTGAGCGCTATGCCCCGGACAAGACGAGCACGGTGGTGAGCAAGCACAGCCAGCCGGCCACGCCGACCCCCATGCAGAACCGCAGCTCCATCGTGCAGGCAGCCCAGCAAGCCCCCGAGGGCCCCGGCCGCACCCCCCTCTGCTACAAGTGCAACAAGGTCATCAG GGGACGGTACCTCGTGGCGCTGGGACATTATTACCACCCCGAGGAGTTCATCTGCTGCCAGTGCAGGAAGGTGCTGGATGAGGGCGGCTTCTTCGAGGAGAAAGGCTCCATCTTCTGCCCCAAGTGCTATGACACGCGCTACGCACCCAGCTGCGCCAAGTGCAAGAAGAAGATCACTGGG GAGGTGATGCACGCACTGAAGATGACCTGGCACGTGCAGTGCTTCACCTGCAACGCCTGCAAAACTCCCATCCGCAACCGAGCCTTCTACATGGAGGAGGGACAGCCCTACTGCGAGAGAG ATTACGAGAAGATGTTTGGCACCAAGTGCCGCGGCTGTGACTTCAAGATCGATGCTGGGGACCGGTTCCTGGAGGCGCTGGGGTTCAGCTGGCACGACACTTGCTTTGTCTGTGCG ATCTGCCAGACCAACCTGGAAGGGAAGACATTCTACTCCAAGAAGGACAAGCCGCTGTGCAAGAGCCATGCTTTCTCCCATGTGTGA
- the PDLIM7 gene encoding PDZ and LIM domain protein 7 isoform X5, whose protein sequence is MLYIVGPGRAGAVPGFESRDGPHRAASSRPLCRAPLAAGMGDMESYKVMLNGPAPWGFRLQGGKDFSMPLSISRLTLGGKAAQAGVGVGDWVLYIDGESTSAMTHIEAQNRIRACGDRLCLTLSRAQTQLGKPQKVSVPDPSPGATMKTEPGLAPRTPSATPSPTSRPPWAVDPSFAERYAPDKTSTVVSKHSQPATPTPMQNRSSIVQAAQQAPEGPGRTPLCYKCNKVIRGRYLVALGHYYHPEEFICCQCRKVLDEGGFFEEKGSIFCPKCYDTRYAPSCAKCKKKITGEVMHALKMTWHVQCFTCNACKTPIRNRAFYMEEGQPYCERDYEKMFGTKCRGCDFKIDAGDRFLEALGFSWHDTCFVCAICQTNLEGKTFYSKKDKPLCKSHAFSHV, encoded by the exons GGATGGGCGACATGGAGTCCTACAAGGTGATGCTGAATGGGCCGGCACCCTGGGGCTtcaggctgcagggagggaaggattTCAGCATGCCACTCTCCATCTCCAGG CTGACTCTGGGTGGGAAGGCAGCCCAGGCCGGCGTGGGAGTGGGCGACTGGGTGCTGTACATCGACGGGGAGAGCACCAGTGCCATGACACACATCGAGGCCCAGAACAGGATCCGTGCCTGTGGGGACAGGCTCTGCCTCACCTTGAGCAG AGCCCAGACCCAGCTGGGGAAGCCGCAGAAG GTCTCCGTGCCGGACCCGTCCCCAGGAGCAACGATGAAGACTGAGCCAGGACTGG cccccaggacccccagtgccacccccagccccaccagccGCCCACCCTGGGCTGTGGACCCCTCGTTTGCTGAGCGCTATGCCCCGGACAAGACGAGCACGGTGGTGAGCAAGCACAGCCAGCCGGCCACGCCGACCCCCATGCAGAACCGCAGCTCCATCGTGCAGGCAGCCCAGCAAGCCCCCGAGGGCCCCGGCCGCACCCCCCTCTGCTACAAGTGCAACAAGGTCATCAG GGGACGGTACCTCGTGGCGCTGGGACATTATTACCACCCCGAGGAGTTCATCTGCTGCCAGTGCAGGAAGGTGCTGGATGAGGGCGGCTTCTTCGAGGAGAAAGGCTCCATCTTCTGCCCCAAGTGCTATGACACGCGCTACGCACCCAGCTGCGCCAAGTGCAAGAAGAAGATCACTGGG GAGGTGATGCACGCACTGAAGATGACCTGGCACGTGCAGTGCTTCACCTGCAACGCCTGCAAAACTCCCATCCGCAACCGAGCCTTCTACATGGAGGAGGGACAGCCCTACTGCGAGAGAG ATTACGAGAAGATGTTTGGCACCAAGTGCCGCGGCTGTGACTTCAAGATCGATGCTGGGGACCGGTTCCTGGAGGCGCTGGGGTTCAGCTGGCACGACACTTGCTTTGTCTGTGCG ATCTGCCAGACCAACCTGGAAGGGAAGACATTCTACTCCAAGAAGGACAAGCCGCTGTGCAAGAGCCATGCTTTCTCCCATGTGTGA
- the PDLIM7 gene encoding PDZ and LIM domain protein 7 isoform X1, whose translation MLYIVGPGRAGAVPGFESRDGPHRAASSRPLCRAPLAAGMGDMESYKVMLNGPAPWGFRLQGGKDFSMPLSISRLTLGGKAAQAGVGVGDWVLYIDGESTSAMTHIEAQNRIRACGDRLCLTLSRAQTQLGKPQKVLSLDKQPPQLLESPSTPVCDPVKLRMLEDIDDSKPHSWTSQSRSFRKLSRLVGADAMEDGEDELVKKPRDAHGSSWGTVEQWQPPQPLEPPSTPGCDPGKLRMLEDAEDWQPRTGTSQSRSFRKLAQLTGTDGMEDGEDEFIKKPRDAHGSSWGTGQHRQPPQLLEPPSDTVCDPVKLRMLEDIVDSKPHTWTSQSRSFRKLARLVGANSMDDGEDEPVKKPRDSLGSSWGIVEQRQPLEPPSTPGCDPGKLRLMEDAEGWQPRTGTSQSRSFRKLAQLTGTDGMEDHDDVFVRKPSQVSVPDPSPGATMKTEPGLAPRTPSATPSPTSRPPWAVDPSFAERYAPDKTSTVVSKHSQPATPTPMQNRSSIVQAAQQAPEGPGRTPLCYKCNKVIRGRYLVALGHYYHPEEFICCQCRKVLDEGGFFEEKGSIFCPKCYDTRYAPSCAKCKKKITGEVMHALKMTWHVQCFTCNACKTPIRNRAFYMEEGQPYCERDYEKMFGTKCRGCDFKIDAGDRFLEALGFSWHDTCFVCAICQTNLEGKTFYSKKDKPLCKSHAFSHV comes from the exons GGATGGGCGACATGGAGTCCTACAAGGTGATGCTGAATGGGCCGGCACCCTGGGGCTtcaggctgcagggagggaaggattTCAGCATGCCACTCTCCATCTCCAGG CTGACTCTGGGTGGGAAGGCAGCCCAGGCCGGCGTGGGAGTGGGCGACTGGGTGCTGTACATCGACGGGGAGAGCACCAGTGCCATGACACACATCGAGGCCCAGAACAGGATCCGTGCCTGTGGGGACAGGCTCTGCCTCACCTTGAGCAG AGCCCAGACCCAGCTGGGGAAGCCGCAGAAG GTGCTGAGCCTTGACAA GCAgcccccacagctgctggagTCCCCCAGCACCCCTGTGTGTGACCCTGTGAAGCTGCGGATGTTAGAGGACATTGACGACTCAAAGCCCCACAGCTGGACCTCCCAGTCCCGTTCCTTCCGCAAACTGTCCCGCCTGGTGGGCGCAGACGCCA TGGAGGATGGTGAGGACGAGCTTGTTAAAAAGCCCAG GGATGCCCATGGGTCCAGCTGGGGCACAGTGGAGCAGTG GCAGCCCCCGCAGCCTCTGGAGCCCCCCAGTACCCCTGGGTGTGATCCTGGGAAGTTGAGGATGTTGGAGGACGCTGAGGACTGGCAGCCCCGCACCGGGACCTCCCAGTCCCGCTCCTTCCGCAAACTGGCCCAGCTGACGGGCACAGATGGCA TGGAGGATGGTGAGGATGAATTTATTAAAAAGCCCAG GGATGCCCATGGGTCCAGCTGGGGCACGGGGCAACATCG GCAgcccccacagctgctggagcCCCCCAGTGACACTGTGTGTGACCCTGTGAAGCTGCGGATGTTAGAGGACATTGTCGACTCAAAGCCCCACACCTGGACCTCCCAGTCCCGTTCCTTCCGCAAACTGGCCCGGCTGGTGGGCGCAAACAGCA TGGATGATGGTGAGGATGAGCCCGTTAAAAAGCCCAG GGATTCCCTTGGGTCCAGCTGGGGCATAGTGGAGCAGCG GCAGCCTCTGGagccccccagcacccccggGTGTGATCCTGGGAAGCTGCGAttgatggaagatgctgagggctggCAGCCCCGCACCGGGACCTCGCAGTCCCGCTCCTTCCGCAAACTGGCCCAGCTGACGGGCACAGATGGCA TGGAGGATCATGATGATGTGTTTGTTAGGAAGCCCAG CCAGGTCTCCGTGCCGGACCCGTCCCCAGGAGCAACGATGAAGACTGAGCCAGGACTGG cccccaggacccccagtgccacccccagccccaccagccGCCCACCCTGGGCTGTGGACCCCTCGTTTGCTGAGCGCTATGCCCCGGACAAGACGAGCACGGTGGTGAGCAAGCACAGCCAGCCGGCCACGCCGACCCCCATGCAGAACCGCAGCTCCATCGTGCAGGCAGCCCAGCAAGCCCCCGAGGGCCCCGGCCGCACCCCCCTCTGCTACAAGTGCAACAAGGTCATCAG GGGACGGTACCTCGTGGCGCTGGGACATTATTACCACCCCGAGGAGTTCATCTGCTGCCAGTGCAGGAAGGTGCTGGATGAGGGCGGCTTCTTCGAGGAGAAAGGCTCCATCTTCTGCCCCAAGTGCTATGACACGCGCTACGCACCCAGCTGCGCCAAGTGCAAGAAGAAGATCACTGGG GAGGTGATGCACGCACTGAAGATGACCTGGCACGTGCAGTGCTTCACCTGCAACGCCTGCAAAACTCCCATCCGCAACCGAGCCTTCTACATGGAGGAGGGACAGCCCTACTGCGAGAGAG ATTACGAGAAGATGTTTGGCACCAAGTGCCGCGGCTGTGACTTCAAGATCGATGCTGGGGACCGGTTCCTGGAGGCGCTGGGGTTCAGCTGGCACGACACTTGCTTTGTCTGTGCG ATCTGCCAGACCAACCTGGAAGGGAAGACATTCTACTCCAAGAAGGACAAGCCGCTGTGCAAGAGCCATGCTTTCTCCCATGTGTGA